One window from the genome of Alkalihalobacillus sp. LMS6 encodes:
- a CDS encoding sugar kinase, with translation MGTILSFGEVMMRLEPPDFRTLEQSDQLSYSFSGTGMNVLSGLSHFGHDTALLTVLPENNLGRAAASAIRSLGIQSNALAFKGDYLGMYFLERGFGQRASEVTYSNRIESSFCQSYLTDYGVDCFDDATHIHFCGISLAVSTHTREMTLAMAKRAKTAGLTISFDCNYRAKLWKGGYEEAKPAYEHMLSLADIVFMNEQDARLILGLETQCVSRSEQVEELLPQVAMMYSISLIAGTLRNNLSSNEQTIQGFLVAENQTLFSNIQKLTILDRIGGGDGFVSGILHGLFSKKDYQAMIEFATAAGVLAHTTYGDSPRSTQQQVERFLRNPLQDLER, from the coding sequence ATGGGAACAATCCTTTCGTTTGGAGAGGTGATGATGCGACTTGAACCACCTGACTTTCGCACGTTGGAACAGTCGGACCAATTGTCTTATTCATTCTCAGGAACCGGAATGAATGTATTGAGTGGACTAAGTCACTTTGGGCATGACACGGCACTATTAACCGTTCTACCTGAAAATAATCTTGGTCGTGCAGCAGCTTCTGCGATTCGTTCACTTGGAATTCAATCGAATGCGCTTGCGTTTAAAGGCGACTATCTCGGTATGTATTTTTTAGAAAGAGGTTTTGGCCAAAGAGCTTCCGAAGTCACGTATAGCAATCGGATTGAAAGTTCGTTTTGTCAATCGTATCTTACTGATTATGGGGTTGATTGCTTTGACGACGCGACCCATATTCATTTTTGCGGAATTAGCCTTGCTGTCTCAACACATACGCGCGAGATGACTTTAGCTATGGCGAAACGTGCCAAAACAGCTGGCTTAACGATCTCGTTTGATTGTAACTATCGAGCAAAGTTATGGAAAGGCGGATATGAAGAAGCAAAGCCTGCTTACGAACACATGCTGTCTCTTGCAGATATTGTCTTTATGAATGAACAAGATGCCCGACTTATTCTTGGATTGGAAACGCAGTGTGTAAGTCGAAGTGAACAGGTAGAAGAGCTGTTGCCTCAAGTAGCAATGATGTACAGCATATCCCTTATTGCAGGCACGTTACGAAACAATCTCTCGTCTAATGAGCAAACCATTCAAGGCTTTCTTGTTGCTGAAAATCAAACTCTCTTTTCAAATATTCAAAAGCTCACCATTTTAGACCGAATTGGTGGTGGCGATGGATTTGTTAGCGGAATCCTTCATGGCCTTTTTTCAAAAAAAGATTATCAAGCTATGATTGAATTTGCCACCGCCGCAGGTGTACTTGCTCACACAACGTATGGCGATTCTCCACGATCTACACAGCAACAAGTTGAACGGTTTTTACGTAATCCATTACAAGATTTAGAAAGGTAG
- a CDS encoding nucleoside hydrolase codes for MKQKLLLDVDTGIDDALGILLAANDLETDLVGITTVNGNVSLQQATTNTLNVLTLTDVRVPVVQGAASPLLRAPHFEKAVHGENGLGGALADIEPAMLPTPGFAPDFIISQASRFPGELTLVMTGPLTNLALALQKCPELPRLIQKVVYMGGAAFTYGNITPTAEYNMFVDPEAARIVLQAGFASLTQIGLDVTRKALLYKEHIDSLGDSPVKAFIQECTAHYMTRYEMRNGIAACALHDPLAVAYAIRPELCETTLLHTDVETTSRLCDGQTICDMQNRLGEEPNVHVALTLDEEAFLSYFLTTIQHGSR; via the coding sequence ATGAAACAGAAACTTCTGCTTGATGTCGATACGGGCATTGATGATGCCCTCGGTATTCTCCTAGCTGCAAACGACTTAGAAACCGATTTAGTCGGCATCACCACCGTAAATGGTAACGTCTCGCTCCAGCAAGCAACAACAAACACACTGAACGTACTGACCTTAACCGATGTTCGCGTGCCCGTTGTACAAGGAGCAGCCTCCCCTCTTCTCCGGGCGCCTCATTTTGAAAAAGCGGTTCACGGAGAAAACGGTCTAGGCGGCGCATTAGCAGATATTGAACCGGCGATGCTTCCGACACCAGGATTCGCGCCAGACTTTATTATTTCGCAAGCTTCACGCTTCCCAGGTGAGCTCACCCTTGTCATGACTGGTCCGTTAACAAATCTTGCCTTAGCGTTACAGAAATGCCCTGAGCTCCCACGACTTATTCAGAAAGTCGTCTATATGGGTGGAGCAGCCTTTACCTACGGCAACATTACACCGACCGCTGAGTACAACATGTTTGTTGACCCCGAAGCTGCTCGGATCGTGCTGCAAGCGGGCTTCGCGTCCTTAACGCAAATCGGACTGGACGTGACGCGCAAAGCGCTGCTTTATAAAGAACATATCGACTCATTAGGGGACTCCCCTGTAAAAGCGTTTATTCAAGAATGCACGGCGCATTATATGACGCGCTACGAGATGCGCAATGGCATAGCAGCATGCGCTTTACATGACCCACTTGCCGTTGCCTACGCGATCCGACCAGAGCTTTGTGAAACGACCTTACTTCACACAGACGTTGAAACAACGAGCCGTTTATGCGATGGCCAAACGATTTGTGACATGCAAAACCGGTTGGGTGAAGAACCGAATGTCCACGTCGCACTCACGCTTGATGAAGAGGCATTTTTATCTTATTTCCTAACAACAATCCAACATGGGTCGCGCTGA
- a CDS encoding PotD/PotF family extracellular solute-binding protein, which produces MKKLATMTIFLVSITALSACGQSGNNSGDASTDLVISTWGFAEDFFNEEVYAPFEEEHNVNIVVDVGNNSERLNRIRQGTADIDVIYLSDYYAQQGIDEGLFAQIDRSNIPNIDDLYELAQAPLGEEYGPAYTVGQFGIAYNPDEVDLEVRSWADLWDESLSNNITLPNITATTGPMFLDAASIVAGEESFNEDAAFAELTLLKSNVVKEYDRTSDFVNMFSQGEIVAGPFMEMYLNDLIAAVPTTQFVTPEEGAYAVLNTVNVVEGSDNQELAEAFINWHLSQEVQAASAKAKIDSPVNQTVELSAEEADGITYGEETINDLKLLDMEFVNEQSSQWIDRWNREIAN; this is translated from the coding sequence ATGAAAAAATTAGCGACAATGACCATTTTCTTGGTAAGCATTACAGCACTTAGTGCATGCGGCCAATCAGGCAACAACAGTGGAGATGCATCAACGGATCTCGTTATCTCTACTTGGGGGTTTGCAGAGGATTTTTTTAATGAAGAAGTGTACGCACCGTTTGAAGAAGAACATAACGTCAACATCGTTGTTGATGTGGGGAATAATTCTGAGCGATTAAATCGAATCCGTCAAGGTACGGCGGATATTGATGTCATTTACTTATCCGACTATTATGCCCAACAAGGCATCGATGAAGGCTTATTTGCCCAAATCGATCGAAGCAACATCCCGAACATTGATGATCTTTATGAATTAGCACAAGCGCCCCTTGGAGAAGAATACGGCCCTGCTTATACCGTCGGTCAATTCGGAATTGCTTATAACCCGGATGAAGTTGATTTAGAAGTAAGAAGCTGGGCCGATTTATGGGATGAGTCCCTTTCTAACAACATCACCTTACCAAACATTACGGCGACAACAGGCCCGATGTTCCTAGACGCAGCTTCCATCGTTGCTGGCGAAGAAAGCTTTAATGAGGACGCGGCATTTGCCGAACTAACACTATTAAAAAGCAATGTCGTGAAAGAATACGACCGCACGTCTGATTTCGTTAATATGTTCTCTCAAGGCGAAATCGTTGCCGGACCGTTTATGGAAATGTATTTAAACGATTTAATCGCAGCTGTTCCTACCACACAGTTTGTGACGCCAGAAGAAGGCGCTTATGCCGTATTGAACACGGTGAATGTTGTTGAAGGCAGCGACAATCAGGAACTAGCAGAAGCGTTCATTAACTGGCATCTCAGTCAGGAAGTTCAAGCAGCATCCGCCAAGGCAAAGATTGATTCACCTGTTAACCAAACCGTTGAATTATCAGCTGAAGAAGCAGACGGCATTACGTACGGCGAGGAAACAATTAATGACTTAAAGCTACTTGATATGGAGTTTGTCAATGAACAATCATCGCAGTGGATTGACCGCTGGAATCGCGAAATCGCGAATTAA
- a CDS encoding amidohydrolase/deacetylase family metallohydrolase, producing the protein MKQTLKNLRLASGKRIDLSIQDGMIQEVGNLNHSDANEIHFPKDLYVSSGWIDLHTHAFPEFPPYSADPDDIGFKTGVTTVVDAGTCGADHIDRLYELSMKRKTRVLSFLNIARCGLEKTNELADLHDISEREIVKAVKRYPSFIVGLKARMSASVVGSNNLEPLRLAKAFTHKLNKPLMVHIGSAPPLVKDLLELLDERDIITHCYNGKDNQLFTNEGKPIQALIEARKRGVSLDVGHGSKSFSFRVAEDATRAQIPFETISTDIYSNNQLNGPVFNMATTLTKCLTLGYSLATVIRAVTETPAKLIGRTDIGHLKPGAKADLTLFKVEQGTSVPLIDSYGVVRQSKGYIQPVAVYLGGDYYEL; encoded by the coding sequence ATGAAGCAGACACTTAAAAATCTAAGGTTAGCTTCTGGAAAACGTATTGATCTTTCTATTCAAGACGGCATGATTCAAGAGGTGGGCAATTTAAATCATTCTGATGCGAACGAGATTCATTTTCCTAAAGATTTATATGTTTCAAGTGGGTGGATTGACCTTCATACTCATGCTTTTCCAGAGTTTCCGCCATACAGTGCAGACCCTGATGATATCGGGTTTAAAACAGGGGTAACGACGGTCGTTGATGCAGGTACGTGTGGGGCGGATCACATTGATCGCCTCTATGAGTTGTCAATGAAACGAAAAACAAGGGTGTTGTCGTTCTTAAATATTGCGCGCTGTGGACTAGAAAAAACGAATGAATTAGCTGATTTACACGATATTTCCGAACGTGAAATAGTAAAAGCAGTCAAGCGATATCCGTCATTTATTGTCGGTTTGAAAGCACGGATGAGCGCAAGTGTGGTAGGCAGCAACAATCTTGAACCATTACGCCTTGCGAAAGCGTTTACTCACAAACTAAATAAGCCGTTAATGGTTCATATTGGTAGTGCACCACCCTTGGTAAAAGATCTTTTAGAATTATTGGATGAACGCGATATTATTACTCATTGCTATAACGGCAAAGACAATCAGTTATTTACCAATGAGGGAAAGCCCATTCAAGCGTTAATAGAGGCAAGGAAACGAGGGGTTTCATTAGACGTTGGTCACGGGTCCAAAAGCTTTTCGTTTCGGGTTGCCGAAGACGCAACTCGTGCTCAAATCCCATTTGAAACGATTAGCACGGATATTTACAGCAACAATCAGTTGAATGGTCCCGTTTTTAATATGGCTACGACACTAACGAAATGTTTAACCCTTGGCTATTCTTTAGCTACTGTCATTCGTGCGGTAACAGAAACCCCTGCAAAATTAATTGGTCGAACCGATATTGGTCATTTGAAGCCAGGGGCAAAAGCAGATTTAACGCTGTTTAAAGTCGAGCAAGGAACGTCTGTACCGCTCATCGATTCTTATGGTGTCGTTAGACAATCGAAAGGCTATATTCAACCAGTTGCTGTTTATTTAGGAGGGGATTATTATGAACTTTAA
- a CDS encoding HTH domain-containing protein, whose product MSKRIFSTFEQKQLESNANVHHVSDRSISYIPDFKVKAVQENLAGKGPMAIFIDHGFDLEIIGSDKPSECLKRWRAIYKSYGEEGLYNERRGKGSTGRRSSKTLSAEEKLKKAEARIAFLEMENDFLKKLEELERQAKKKY is encoded by the coding sequence ATGAGTAAAAGAATTTTTTCGACGTTTGAACAAAAACAACTAGAAAGCAATGCGAATGTCCATCATGTTTCGGATCGCTCTATAAGTTACATCCCAGATTTTAAAGTGAAGGCCGTACAGGAAAACTTAGCCGGAAAAGGTCCTATGGCTATTTTTATCGATCATGGATTTGACTTAGAGATAATTGGGTCTGATAAGCCAAGTGAATGTCTTAAAAGATGGAGGGCCATATATAAAAGCTACGGAGAAGAAGGGTTATATAATGAGCGTCGTGGGAAAGGCAGCACAGGTCGTCGTTCTTCGAAGACCTTATCCGCTGAAGAAAAATTAAAGAAAGCTGAAGCGCGAATCGCCTTTTTAGAGATGGAAAACGATTTTCTAAAAAAGCTCGAAGAATTAGAAAGGCAGGCGAAGAAGAAGTATTAA
- a CDS encoding ABC transporter permease produces MNQSKNLALGITTFAIFLFLLGPLAIIFIASFEPTSVLQFPPTGFSLEWYRNIFGVSAFMDTFKLSMIVSLLGNLCALLLGIPAAYALSRFDFRGKGLLNALFVSPILIPGTVLGFTFLRYLIVSYSLPLEAALFVGHTILMLPFIIRVIASSMANFDFSIEEAAMNLGSSRIGAFFRVIIPNIKSGIIAGVLIAFLESFNNVDISVFLTGPGISTLPIQMLTYVEHYFDPTVAAISVLLMIFTALFMFVIERLVGLSHFTKR; encoded by the coding sequence ATGAATCAGTCAAAGAATCTCGCATTAGGAATCACAACGTTCGCGATCTTTCTCTTCTTGCTCGGTCCACTGGCGATCATTTTTATCGCTTCGTTTGAACCAACAAGTGTGCTCCAGTTTCCACCTACAGGCTTTTCGCTTGAATGGTACCGCAATATCTTCGGCGTCTCCGCCTTTATGGACACGTTTAAACTTTCAATGATTGTCAGTTTGCTAGGGAATTTATGTGCTTTACTTCTTGGCATCCCTGCTGCCTATGCCTTAAGCCGCTTTGATTTTCGCGGTAAAGGTCTGTTAAACGCCCTGTTTGTCTCACCGATTTTGATTCCGGGAACGGTACTTGGTTTCACGTTCTTACGCTACTTAATTGTCAGCTATAGTTTACCGCTCGAGGCCGCGCTTTTTGTTGGCCATACGATTTTAATGCTGCCGTTTATCATTCGCGTCATTGCCTCAAGCATGGCCAACTTTGACTTTTCAATTGAAGAAGCAGCCATGAATTTAGGTTCAAGTCGTATCGGTGCCTTTTTCCGCGTCATTATTCCTAATATCAAGTCGGGAATCATCGCTGGTGTACTGATTGCGTTTCTTGAGTCATTTAATAACGTGGATATCTCTGTCTTCTTAACTGGACCGGGAATCAGTACATTACCGATTCAAATGTTAACGTATGTCGAGCATTACTTTGATCCAACGGTGGCGGCCATTTCCGTGCTGCTGATGATTTTCACCGCCTTGTTTATGTTCGTGATTGAACGGCTTGTCGGCTTATCACATTTTACAAAACGCTAA
- a CDS encoding helix-turn-helix domain-containing protein, which translates to MLTDKRMERLIKLTYKLSMEEFVHRADLAGELNCSLRTVDATLNELQVEIEKGSTSMKIDFVNGQTMQLTGKDDAFLKRLLHHFYLQDDMIRFFLGAISKKISAKTFVDEQYMSRATFFRKLKQLNQWLAKYELAFNLRTLELQGDERHIRQFYFTTLLEITGKITWPFPFDREKIEHRLDAIVRGLSLQLSSTQKEAYLYLLAVQHYRTEQNHFSPEYDQAFPFTIRERLIGCCQSFLESFPAEYRKGEEDFLLMVVVNSPCLYHPSWILEENIQTHMDRKTHAWFITEKFTKALSSLFPDALNEYRRQTRESNYSHERKNLVNDKNKIFTHALYIYRHQYVSTTYATTHFIK; encoded by the coding sequence ATGTTAACTGATAAACGAATGGAACGATTGATAAAACTAACATATAAGCTTAGTATGGAAGAATTTGTGCACCGTGCAGATTTAGCCGGTGAATTAAACTGTTCTTTGCGTACAGTTGATGCAACGTTAAATGAACTACAAGTAGAGATAGAAAAAGGTTCAACCTCCATGAAAATTGATTTTGTGAATGGACAGACGATGCAATTAACAGGAAAAGATGATGCCTTTCTTAAACGCTTGCTTCATCATTTCTACCTTCAAGATGATATGATTCGTTTCTTTTTGGGCGCCATTTCAAAAAAAATATCAGCCAAAACATTCGTCGATGAACAATATATGAGTCGGGCGACTTTTTTCCGGAAATTAAAACAGTTAAATCAATGGCTTGCGAAATATGAATTAGCCTTTAATTTACGCACGTTAGAATTACAAGGCGATGAACGTCATATTAGACAGTTTTATTTCACGACGCTGCTTGAGATTACTGGAAAAATCACATGGCCATTTCCTTTTGACAGAGAAAAAATTGAACATCGTCTCGATGCAATTGTTCGCGGACTATCACTACAGCTCTCTTCAACACAAAAAGAAGCGTATCTGTATCTTCTTGCTGTACAACATTATCGAACCGAGCAAAACCACTTTAGTCCAGAATATGACCAAGCATTCCCGTTCACAATTAGAGAAAGGCTTATTGGCTGTTGCCAAAGCTTTCTCGAGTCATTTCCAGCTGAGTATCGAAAAGGGGAAGAAGATTTTTTATTAATGGTTGTGGTTAACTCACCTTGTCTCTATCACCCTTCTTGGATTCTCGAAGAAAATATACAGACACATATGGACAGAAAAACACACGCGTGGTTCATAACAGAAAAGTTTACAAAAGCGTTATCTTCTTTATTTCCAGATGCGTTAAATGAGTATCGTCGACAAACTCGCGAAAGCAACTACTCACACGAACGTAAAAACCTTGTCAACGATAAAAACAAGATATTTACTCATGCTTTATACATTTATCGACATCAATACGTTTCAACCACCTATGCGACTACTCATTTTATCAAGTGA
- a CDS encoding ABC transporter permease, protein MKRSGRYFLLLPGLLFLSIFMIIPLVLTILSTFLEDGSFTIAGYMNFLTDAYFLDILTTTLFVALTTTFFCIVLAFPVAYYISKINGSKKALLLMLAIFPLLVSPIVRSFSWMIILGRNGLLNDLLLSIGIIQEPLTILYTPVAVAIGLVHLFLPLMIVTLVGVMENIDSDYIRAAESLGASKTTAFLKVMFPLCMPGLLIGSTLVFVGSFTAYTTPALLGGQQRVISTFLYQNAITLNDWNTAAMIATIMIVLTFVVTGIFQKIATMLNPGGA, encoded by the coding sequence TTGAAACGATCTGGACGTTATTTCTTGCTTCTTCCAGGCTTGCTTTTTTTATCAATCTTTATGATCATCCCACTCGTGCTGACCATTTTGTCAACCTTTCTTGAGGATGGCAGCTTTACGATTGCTGGATACATGAACTTTTTAACGGATGCGTATTTTCTTGATATTTTAACAACAACGCTGTTTGTCGCCTTAACAACGACCTTTTTCTGCATCGTGCTTGCGTTCCCCGTTGCCTACTACATTTCCAAAATCAACGGCTCAAAAAAAGCGCTTTTGCTCATGCTGGCGATCTTTCCTTTACTCGTCAGTCCGATCGTTCGCTCGTTTAGCTGGATGATTATTTTAGGAAGAAACGGTCTGTTGAATGATCTCCTATTATCTATCGGCATCATTCAGGAACCATTAACGATTCTCTACACGCCAGTGGCTGTTGCAATTGGGCTTGTTCACTTGTTCCTACCACTCATGATCGTCACCCTTGTTGGCGTGATGGAAAACATTGATTCTGACTACATTCGCGCGGCAGAGAGCCTCGGAGCATCAAAAACAACAGCTTTCTTAAAAGTAATGTTTCCTCTCTGTATGCCAGGTTTGCTAATTGGAAGCACGCTTGTATTTGTCGGCAGCTTTACGGCCTACACCACACCGGCTTTACTCGGTGGTCAGCAACGCGTGATTTCAACCTTTCTTTACCAAAACGCCATTACGCTAAACGACTGGAATACGGCAGCGATGATTGCCACGATCATGATTGTGCTGACGTTTGTTGTTACCGGCATTTTCCAAAAAATCGCAACGATGTTGAATCCAGGAGGCGCTTAA
- a CDS encoding KDGP aldolase family protein, producing MSNFYKNRICLNVLADDLDNAEACYKAANGHVLIGVLSKNYSTVDEAVLDLERYAVKTNQSVSVGLGAGDPNQWKVVGDIARKFKPKHINQVFTGVGYTRAALENETTMVNCLVSPSGTPGFVTISTGPLSSQSTPAAIPIETAIAMMKDMGANSVKFFPMKGLRTLHEYKAVARACAKASFALEPTGGIDLHNFEEVVRVALDEGVETLIPHVYSSIIDPATNKTKVKDVEILYSKMTALVDSYD from the coding sequence ATGTCTAATTTTTATAAAAATCGAATTTGTTTAAATGTATTAGCAGATGATCTTGACAATGCTGAAGCTTGTTATAAAGCGGCGAATGGGCATGTTCTTATCGGTGTTCTATCAAAAAATTACTCAACAGTAGATGAGGCTGTGCTCGATTTGGAGCGATATGCTGTGAAAACAAATCAATCGGTTTCCGTCGGACTAGGCGCGGGCGACCCGAATCAATGGAAAGTCGTAGGTGATATTGCACGCAAATTTAAACCTAAACATATCAATCAAGTTTTTACAGGGGTAGGTTATACCCGAGCTGCATTAGAAAATGAAACGACGATGGTCAATTGTTTAGTCTCACCTAGTGGAACCCCGGGGTTTGTGACAATTTCAACAGGCCCGTTAAGTTCACAATCAACACCTGCAGCTATTCCAATTGAAACGGCGATTGCCATGATGAAGGATATGGGCGCAAATTCAGTTAAGTTTTTTCCGATGAAAGGGCTACGTACACTTCATGAATATAAGGCTGTTGCTCGAGCGTGCGCAAAAGCTTCTTTCGCTTTAGAGCCTACAGGGGGAATCGACCTTCATAACTTTGAGGAAGTAGTGCGGGTTGCGCTAGATGAGGGGGTTGAAACACTTATCCCACACGTCTATTCTTCAATTATTGATCCAGCTACAAATAAAACAAAGGTGAAAGATGTTGAAATCCTGTATAGCAAAATGACGGCACTTGTTGATTCATATGACTAA
- a CDS encoding DUF2294 domain-containing protein: MTIDVNETKKLLAQLYNDVSKELFGVGTTLLKTTIASNMITIQAKHKRAARSMALEGEIPSLKLEVDFHLSLLYKRKLAERLESHFPERIDVVLRDYDAQTQWAVTTILLHHNLID; the protein is encoded by the coding sequence ATGACTATAGATGTGAACGAAACAAAAAAACTTCTTGCTCAACTTTACAATGATGTTTCAAAAGAATTATTTGGTGTTGGCACAACCCTGTTAAAAACGACCATTGCTTCTAATATGATCACGATCCAGGCAAAGCATAAACGTGCTGCTCGCTCAATGGCACTTGAAGGTGAGATCCCATCATTAAAGCTAGAGGTTGATTTTCACCTCTCTCTACTTTATAAACGAAAGCTTGCTGAACGTTTAGAATCGCATTTCCCGGAACGAATTGATGTTGTATTACGAGATTACGATGCTCAAACGCAGTGGGCTGTTACCACCATTCTTCTTCACCACAATTTAATAGACTAA
- a CDS encoding GntR family transcriptional regulator: protein MKLLKQKGPLYIQVKDILKERIVTGIYPVRSLMPAETQLEEEFHVSKITIRKAVEQLTQEGYVKKQSGIGTTVLDNRAVIKLSTGQNFSAYLQQEGKSVRKEVLQVKKVDPPDEVKRLRSGPFSCIERLYYLDNEPYIYFFHYIPSDYPLPTDLSRYEDSLYTVLSEVGVTFNRFQDAFSVATPHECVRNHLQVEPLPMLRRTRHAFDLDEVLVEYSIAYYRTELQDYVIPFDV, encoded by the coding sequence ATGAAATTACTAAAACAAAAAGGTCCGTTATACATCCAAGTAAAAGATATCCTTAAAGAGAGGATCGTTACTGGTATCTACCCTGTTCGTTCATTAATGCCAGCAGAGACACAATTAGAAGAAGAATTTCATGTAAGCAAAATTACGATTCGAAAAGCAGTTGAGCAATTGACGCAAGAGGGATATGTGAAAAAACAAAGCGGGATCGGAACGACTGTTTTGGATAATCGCGCCGTTATTAAATTATCGACAGGTCAAAATTTCTCTGCTTATTTGCAGCAAGAAGGGAAGAGCGTTCGAAAAGAAGTGTTACAGGTCAAAAAAGTGGACCCACCTGATGAGGTAAAGCGATTGAGAAGCGGACCGTTTTCTTGCATTGAACGGCTGTACTATTTAGATAACGAGCCATATATTTACTTTTTTCATTATATTCCGAGCGACTACCCGCTTCCAACGGATTTATCACGCTACGAAGACTCTCTCTATACAGTGTTAAGTGAGGTGGGGGTAACATTCAATCGTTTTCAAGATGCGTTTTCTGTTGCTACGCCGCATGAATGTGTTAGAAACCATCTCCAGGTGGAGCCGCTGCCAATGCTGCGACGAACGCGACATGCGTTTGACCTCGATGAAGTTCTTGTTGAATATTCCATTGCCTACTATCGTACAGAATTACAAGACTATGTCATTCCGTTTGATGTATAG
- a CDS encoding DgaE family pyridoxal phosphate-dependent ammonia lyase, which yields MNFKQKLHKAINASGRMTILGVSTLSDRVTEEMRYGGKHYFEMADLYEQSGKAVAAYLNTEDAMITNSASASITLAIAGLITKDDPYAVEHLHKVAPNVPHEILLMKGHNVNYGAPIETMVSLAGAKVKEIGYANGCDMPQIEQAITEKTVAFLFVQSHHCVQKNMPSLEEVRNLCLQYDLPLLIDAAAEDGIDQFGTRCDLVAFSGSKAIEGPSSGILAGAEPFISYAKMHRPYIGRAMKVGKETVFGLLAALEDYGKNTMTLKEQENELRVFQSLSTLPGVETAMTEDPAGRPITRCRIYIDPSKAKLNARQLVQALKEGDTPIYTRDYHANEGHIDLDPRPLLPGDATIIVERLNELLGDSVHV from the coding sequence ATGAACTTTAAACAGAAGCTCCATAAAGCAATTAATGCAAGTGGCAGAATGACAATACTCGGAGTTTCCACATTATCTGATCGCGTCACAGAAGAAATGCGCTATGGCGGAAAGCACTATTTTGAAATGGCAGATTTATATGAGCAGTCAGGAAAAGCCGTTGCAGCTTATCTCAACACAGAAGACGCGATGATTACCAATTCGGCGTCCGCATCTATAACACTAGCAATTGCTGGTCTTATAACGAAAGATGATCCATACGCGGTTGAACATTTGCATAAAGTTGCACCGAACGTACCGCATGAAATCCTCTTAATGAAAGGCCACAATGTAAACTATGGTGCACCGATTGAAACGATGGTCTCTCTAGCTGGTGCGAAGGTGAAGGAGATAGGCTATGCGAATGGATGTGACATGCCACAAATTGAACAGGCGATTACGGAAAAGACAGTCGCCTTTCTGTTTGTACAGTCGCATCACTGCGTTCAAAAAAATATGCCTTCCTTAGAAGAAGTTCGAAACCTATGTCTCCAATACGATTTACCACTTCTTATTGATGCAGCAGCAGAAGATGGCATAGACCAATTTGGTACACGATGTGATTTGGTTGCATTTAGTGGGTCAAAAGCGATTGAAGGACCTTCAAGCGGGATTCTGGCAGGGGCTGAACCATTTATCTCCTATGCGAAAATGCACCGTCCTTACATTGGTCGGGCCATGAAAGTAGGAAAGGAAACGGTATTTGGATTATTAGCGGCTCTTGAAGATTACGGAAAAAATACGATGACGTTAAAGGAGCAAGAAAACGAATTACGCGTTTTTCAATCGCTCTCAACATTACCGGGTGTAGAAACCGCAATGACTGAAGATCCAGCTGGACGACCGATTACAAGATGTCGGATTTATATCGATCCATCGAAAGCAAAGCTGAATGCACGTCAACTAGTTCAAGCTTTAAAAGAAGGGGATACCCCTATTTACACAAGGGACTACCATGCAAATGAAGGGCATATTGATTTAGATCCACGACCTCTATTACCAGGTGATGCCACCATTATTGTTGAACGACTAAACGAGTTATTGGGGGATTCTGTCCATGTCTAA